From the Cervus elaphus chromosome 20, mCerEla1.1, whole genome shotgun sequence genome, one window contains:
- the ARTN gene encoding artemin isoform X1 encodes MELGSAPRHGPRAPPAAGPSGPSPCCVPDPEPCTREMEPGRGGPSVLPLRAGPRRQQPALWPTLAALALLSSVAEGEASLGPAPRSPVPREGPTPASASPAGPLPGGRAARLCGGRARRPAPPPPRPAPPPPAPSPSPAPSRGARAARAGARGGRASRGSRARAAGARGCRLRSQLVPVRALGLGHRSDELVRFRFCSGSCRRARSPHDLSLANLLHAGALRPPPGSRPVSQPCCRPTSYEAVSFMDVNSTWRTVDRLSATACGCLG; translated from the exons ATGGAGTTGGGCTCGGCCCCCAGACACGGCCCACGGGCTCCGCCAGCAGCAGGTCCCTCGGGTCCCAGCCCTTGCTGTGTCCCGGACCCAGAACCCTGCACTCGCG AGATGGAGCCTGGACGTGGAGGCCCTTCTGTGCTGCCCCTCCGGGCCGGGCCCAGGAGGCAG CAGCCTGCCCTGTGGCCCACCCTGGCCGCTCTGGCCCTGCTGAGCAGCGTCGCCGAGGGTGAGGCCTCCCTGGGCCCCGCGCCCCGCAGCCCGGTCCCCCGCGAAGGCCCCACGCCCGCTTCGGCGTCCCCCGCGGGCCCCCTGCCGG GGGGCCGCGCGGCCCGTCTATGCGGCGGAAGAGCCCGGCGCCCGGCGCCCCCGCCGCCCCGGCCCGCGCCCCCGCCGCCAGCGCCCTCGCCCTCGCCCGCACCCTCTCGCGGGGCCCGCGCGGCGCGGGCGGGCGCCCGGGGCGGCCGAGCGAGCCGGGGAAGCCGCGCGCGGGCCGCGGGGGCGCGGGGCTGCCGCCTGCGCTCGCAGCTGGTGCCGGTGCGCGCGCTCGGCCTGGGCCACCGCTCCGACGAGCTGGTGCGGTTCCGCTTCTGCAGCGGCTCCTGCCGCCGCGCCCGCTCCCCGCACGACCTCAGCCTGGCCAACCTGCTGCACGCCGGGGCCCTGCGGCCGCCCCCGGGCTCGCGGCCCGTCAGCCAGCCCTGCTGCCGACCCACGAGCTACGAGGCCGTCTCGTTCATGGACGTCAACAGCACCTGGAGGACCGTGGACCGCCTCTCGGCCACTGCCTGCGGCTGTCTGGGCTGA
- the ARTN gene encoding artemin isoform X3, producing the protein MEPGRGGPSVLPLRAGPRRQQPALWPTLAALALLSSVAEGEASLGPAPRSPVPREGPTPASASPAGPLPGGRAARLCGGRARRPAPPPPRPAPPPPAPSPSPAPSRGARAARAGARGGRASRGSRARAAGARGCRLRSQLVPVRALGLGHRSDELVRFRFCSGSCRRARSPHDLSLANLLHAGALRPPPGSRPVSQPCCRPTSYEAVSFMDVNSTWRTVDRLSATACGCLG; encoded by the exons ATGGAGCCTGGACGTGGAGGCCCTTCTGTGCTGCCCCTCCGGGCCGGGCCCAGGAGGCAG CAGCCTGCCCTGTGGCCCACCCTGGCCGCTCTGGCCCTGCTGAGCAGCGTCGCCGAGGGTGAGGCCTCCCTGGGCCCCGCGCCCCGCAGCCCGGTCCCCCGCGAAGGCCCCACGCCCGCTTCGGCGTCCCCCGCGGGCCCCCTGCCGG GGGGCCGCGCGGCCCGTCTATGCGGCGGAAGAGCCCGGCGCCCGGCGCCCCCGCCGCCCCGGCCCGCGCCCCCGCCGCCAGCGCCCTCGCCCTCGCCCGCACCCTCTCGCGGGGCCCGCGCGGCGCGGGCGGGCGCCCGGGGCGGCCGAGCGAGCCGGGGAAGCCGCGCGCGGGCCGCGGGGGCGCGGGGCTGCCGCCTGCGCTCGCAGCTGGTGCCGGTGCGCGCGCTCGGCCTGGGCCACCGCTCCGACGAGCTGGTGCGGTTCCGCTTCTGCAGCGGCTCCTGCCGCCGCGCCCGCTCCCCGCACGACCTCAGCCTGGCCAACCTGCTGCACGCCGGGGCCCTGCGGCCGCCCCCGGGCTCGCGGCCCGTCAGCCAGCCCTGCTGCCGACCCACGAGCTACGAGGCCGTCTCGTTCATGGACGTCAACAGCACCTGGAGGACCGTGGACCGCCTCTCGGCCACTGCCTGCGGCTGTCTGGGCTGA
- the ARTN gene encoding artemin isoform X4: protein MEPGRGGPSVLPLRAGPRRQPALWPTLAALALLSSVAEGEASLGPAPRSPVPREGPTPASASPAGPLPGGRAARLCGGRARRPAPPPPRPAPPPPAPSPSPAPSRGARAARAGARGGRASRGSRARAAGARGCRLRSQLVPVRALGLGHRSDELVRFRFCSGSCRRARSPHDLSLANLLHAGALRPPPGSRPVSQPCCRPTSYEAVSFMDVNSTWRTVDRLSATACGCLG from the exons ATGGAGCCTGGACGTGGAGGCCCTTCTGTGCTGCCCCTCCGGGCCGGGCCCAGGAGGCAG CCTGCCCTGTGGCCCACCCTGGCCGCTCTGGCCCTGCTGAGCAGCGTCGCCGAGGGTGAGGCCTCCCTGGGCCCCGCGCCCCGCAGCCCGGTCCCCCGCGAAGGCCCCACGCCCGCTTCGGCGTCCCCCGCGGGCCCCCTGCCGG GGGGCCGCGCGGCCCGTCTATGCGGCGGAAGAGCCCGGCGCCCGGCGCCCCCGCCGCCCCGGCCCGCGCCCCCGCCGCCAGCGCCCTCGCCCTCGCCCGCACCCTCTCGCGGGGCCCGCGCGGCGCGGGCGGGCGCCCGGGGCGGCCGAGCGAGCCGGGGAAGCCGCGCGCGGGCCGCGGGGGCGCGGGGCTGCCGCCTGCGCTCGCAGCTGGTGCCGGTGCGCGCGCTCGGCCTGGGCCACCGCTCCGACGAGCTGGTGCGGTTCCGCTTCTGCAGCGGCTCCTGCCGCCGCGCCCGCTCCCCGCACGACCTCAGCCTGGCCAACCTGCTGCACGCCGGGGCCCTGCGGCCGCCCCCGGGCTCGCGGCCCGTCAGCCAGCCCTGCTGCCGACCCACGAGCTACGAGGCCGTCTCGTTCATGGACGTCAACAGCACCTGGAGGACCGTGGACCGCCTCTCGGCCACTGCCTGCGGCTGTCTGGGCTGA
- the ARTN gene encoding artemin isoform X2 encodes MELGSAPRHGPRAPPAAGPSGPSPCCVPDPEPCTREMEPGRGGPSVLPLRAGPRRQPALWPTLAALALLSSVAEGEASLGPAPRSPVPREGPTPASASPAGPLPGGRAARLCGGRARRPAPPPPRPAPPPPAPSPSPAPSRGARAARAGARGGRASRGSRARAAGARGCRLRSQLVPVRALGLGHRSDELVRFRFCSGSCRRARSPHDLSLANLLHAGALRPPPGSRPVSQPCCRPTSYEAVSFMDVNSTWRTVDRLSATACGCLG; translated from the exons ATGGAGTTGGGCTCGGCCCCCAGACACGGCCCACGGGCTCCGCCAGCAGCAGGTCCCTCGGGTCCCAGCCCTTGCTGTGTCCCGGACCCAGAACCCTGCACTCGCG AGATGGAGCCTGGACGTGGAGGCCCTTCTGTGCTGCCCCTCCGGGCCGGGCCCAGGAGGCAG CCTGCCCTGTGGCCCACCCTGGCCGCTCTGGCCCTGCTGAGCAGCGTCGCCGAGGGTGAGGCCTCCCTGGGCCCCGCGCCCCGCAGCCCGGTCCCCCGCGAAGGCCCCACGCCCGCTTCGGCGTCCCCCGCGGGCCCCCTGCCGG GGGGCCGCGCGGCCCGTCTATGCGGCGGAAGAGCCCGGCGCCCGGCGCCCCCGCCGCCCCGGCCCGCGCCCCCGCCGCCAGCGCCCTCGCCCTCGCCCGCACCCTCTCGCGGGGCCCGCGCGGCGCGGGCGGGCGCCCGGGGCGGCCGAGCGAGCCGGGGAAGCCGCGCGCGGGCCGCGGGGGCGCGGGGCTGCCGCCTGCGCTCGCAGCTGGTGCCGGTGCGCGCGCTCGGCCTGGGCCACCGCTCCGACGAGCTGGTGCGGTTCCGCTTCTGCAGCGGCTCCTGCCGCCGCGCCCGCTCCCCGCACGACCTCAGCCTGGCCAACCTGCTGCACGCCGGGGCCCTGCGGCCGCCCCCGGGCTCGCGGCCCGTCAGCCAGCCCTGCTGCCGACCCACGAGCTACGAGGCCGTCTCGTTCATGGACGTCAACAGCACCTGGAGGACCGTGGACCGCCTCTCGGCCACTGCCTGCGGCTGTCTGGGCTGA